The Nitrospira sp. genomic interval TGATCCAAATCGAAGGCCGAAGCTCCTTGCGCCTCAGCCCGCGCGATGCCGTTCGCTTTGGCCTGGTCGACGGCAACCGCGTCCGTCTCTCCAATTCGCAGGGCGAGGTCACCGCGGAAGTCAAAGTCGCGGACCGAGTACCGGAAGGCCACGCCTGGTTCCCGGACCATTTCAGCCAGGAAGTGAACAACCTGTTTGCCTGTGTCATGGATACCGAGACCAAGGTGCCGTATATCCGGACGACCTCCGTCTCGATGGTGAAAGTCTCGTGAGAAAACTGTGTCGATGTTGACGGTCGTTAATCCAGGGGTGTCATCGTGACTGAACTCAGCTTGCGTCTCGCTGTCTCGCTTGCACAAATCGCCGCGGTCATGGGCATTGTGATGCTCACCGTGATGATCCTGACGCTCGCCGAGCGGAAAGTGCTCGGATGGATGCAGGATCGGATGGGCCCCATGGAAGTCGGCCCCTACGGCATTCTTCAACCGATCGCCGACGGACTGAAGCTCTTCTTCAAAGAAGACATCGTCCCGGCCGGCGCCAATAAGTTCCTGTTCAGCCTCGCGCCGATTCTGGCGATGGTCTCTGCGTTGATCGGCTTTGCCGTCATTCCCTTCGGCCCCGATCAGACGATCGAGGTCTTCGGCATCACGATCAAGCCTTTCATCATCAGCGACATCAACATCGGGATTCTCTACATTCTGGCCTTTGCCTCCATCGGAGCCTACGGCATCATCCTGGGCGGCTGGGCTTCCAACAACAAGTACTCGCTGCTGGGCGGGCTCCGGTCGGCCGCGCAGATCATCAGCTACGAATTGAACGTCGGCCTGGCCATCGTGGGTGTGCTAATCATGGCCGGCTCGCTCAGTCTGGTGAAGATCACCGATGCCCAGGCAGGCGGATTCTGGCATTGGTACGTGTTCGCCTTCCCGGCTCCGCAGATTTTCGCGTTCGTCGTGTACGTGATTTCAGCCGTCGCGGAAACGAACCGCGTGCCCTTCGACCTGCCCGAGGCCGAAAGCGAGCTGGTGGCCGGTTTCTTCACCGAATACAGCGGGATGCGTTTCGCGTTCTTCTTCATCGCGGAATACGCCAACATGGTGTTGGTCTCTTGCGTCGCCGCGGCTCTGTTCCTCGGCGGATGGAATGCGCCCTATCCCGGCACCATTCTCGCGCATATCGGACTGGAGCCCTTCGCCTGGATCGAAGGGGTGGCCTGGTTCACCGTGAAAGTGTACGGGTTCCTGTTTCTGTTCTTCTGGTTGCGCGCCACGCTGCCGCGTCTGCGCTACGACCAGCTGATGAAATTCGGTTGGAAGGTCATGCTCCCGATCGCGTTGGCCAACATCGTGGTGACGGCCATCGCCATGTACATCTATAACCAGTTCAAGTAAGACCGCCGACGACTATGGCCCAGGCAACGACGACAGAGCGCTTCCTCGGTTGGCTCAAGACCATGACGTTCTACGAACTCCTGGTCGGGATGAAAGCCACGATGTCGCATCTCATTCACTACAAGCCCATCACGCTGCAGTACCCGCATGAAAAGCGGACCCTGCCGGACAACTACCGCGGCATGCTTGCGCTCCTGCGCTACGACGATGGGACGGAGAAGTGCGTCGGATGCGACCTCTGCGAAGCCGCCTGCCCGTCGCGCGTGATTCGTGTCGTGAGTGCCGAGATTCCGGGAGAACCCACGAAACGCTACTCCAAAGAATATTACATGGACATGACCCGCTGCCTGTTTTGCGGCATGTGCGTCGATGCCTGTCCGGTCGATGCCCTCGGCATGACCCGGGAGTTCGAGTGGGCGGTCTACGACAAGCGCGACCTCCAGCTGAACAAACAACAACTGCTCGCCATCGGCGACCGGTCGTTCCCCGTCCGTGAGAAGCGGCTGGAACTCCAGCACCCGAACGTGGCCTTCTTTAATGTGGCGTTCAAACACGTGCCGCAAAAACCGAATTGAGGACGGGCCGTTGAAGGTGCCCCGGCTCTCAAACGGAGAGGCCGGGCTGTGATGAAGCTGTGCCCGTCACACGACAGGGCACGGTCCTAGAGGAAACGACGTGGACCACTTGTTTTTTGGATATTTCGCCGGCGTGATCGCTCTGACGGCCCTGTTCGTCGTGGCGTTCAAGAATCCGATTTACAGCGCCCTCTCGCTGCTCATCATGTTTTTCCACGTCGCAGGGCTGTACGTGACGCTGCACGCCGAATTTCTGGCCGCCGTTCAGATCATTGTCTATGCCGGCGCCATCCTGGTCCTGTACCTCTTCGTCGTCATGTTGCTCAACCTCAAGACGGACGATCGCTACCACAGTCAGTGGCGGGCCGCCGCATTTGTCGGCGGGCCGTTGCTCATTGAGTTCTTCGTGCTCCTGGCCGGCAGCCTGTCCGCTCCGCCCGCCGCCTTGCCTCGGGTGGATATCGAGACCGGAGACAACACGCTGGCGATCGGAGAAACCCTCTTTTCGACCTACTTATTTCCGTTTGAAGTAGCCTCGCTCATCCTGCTGGTGGCCATGATCGGCGCCATCGTCTTGGCGAAACGAGACATTGGGGAAGTGAAGAGTGAGGGGTGATCAGTGATGAGACTGCAAAGACATTCGCTTCATAACATGCCTATCACCCATCACGCATCACCCATCACGAGAGCACGATGACCATCCCAATCACTTACTATCTGGTCTTGAGCGCCGTCGTCTTTCTGACGGGCCTGGTGGGGGTGCTCATCCGCCGCAACATCATCGCGATTCTGCTGTCGGTGGAATTGATGCTGAACGCCACGAACATCAACTTCGTGGCCTTCTCCGAACATCTGCGCGATCTGGGCGGACAGGTCTTCGTCTTCTTCGCCCTCACCGTGGCGGCCGCCGAAGTGGCGGTCGGATTGGCGATCATCATCGCGCTGCACCGGTCCAAAGACACGATCAACGTAGAACAGTTCAATCTGCTGAAATGGTAAAAATCGCCAATGGTCATTCGTCAAGCGTCACGCGTGGGAGTATGGGGAAGTCGGCCACCGGCTCCTCTTCACGAATGACGATTGACGTTTGACGGCTTTCACTTATGTTGTACGCACTTATTCCATTGCTCCCGCTGGCCGCCTTTCTCGTTCTGGGCCTGGCCGGCAACCGTATCAAGGAACGCGCGCACCTCGTCGCCGTGCCGGCGGTGGTCCTGTCGTGGTTCCTCTCCGCGTTCGCATTCTTTGAAGTCGCCCAGGGCTCTCCGATCAGCCAACCGCTCTATACCTGGCTGACGTCCGGCCATCTCGACATCCACATCGGACTCTATCTCGACCGCCTGACCGTCGTGATGCTCCTGCTGGTCACGACCGTCAGTTCGCTCGTCCACATCTACACCATCGGCTACATGCACGGGGAAGCGGGCTATGCCCGCTTCTTCAGCTACATCGCCCTGTTCACGTTCTCGATGCTGATGCTGGTGCTGGCGGACAACTTGTTACAGTTGTTCGTCTTCTGGGAAGCGGTCGGGCTCTGCTCGTATCTCTTGATCGGCCATTGGTATGAACGCGCCCCGGCCTGCGCCGCCGCGACCAAAGCGTTTCTCGTCAATCGCGTGGGAGACTTCGGCTTCATGCTGGGCCTCCTGCTGGTCTGGTACTCCTTCGGCTCGCTGAACTATCTGGAGATTTTTCCCGCAGCCCATGAAGCGGCCAACCTGACGATGAATGTGCTGGGCCCCTTCGGCGGAACCTGGACTGTGTCGGTGTTTACGTTGATCTGCCTGCTGTTGTTTACGGGCGCCATCGGCAAATCGGCGCAGGTGCCGCTGCATGTCTGGCTGCCGGATGCCATGGAAGGCCCGACGCCCATTTCTGCGTTGATTCATGCCGCCACGATGGTGACCGCCGGCGTCTTCATGGTGGCCAGACTGGCTCCCCTCTATAACTTGTCGCCGACCGCCATGACCGTGGTCGCGCTGGTCGGAGCCGCCACGATGGTGCTCGGCGCGACCATCGCGTTGACCCAGACCGACATCAAACGCGTCGTTGCTTACTCGACCGTCAGCCAACTCGGCTACATGGTCATGGCCTGCGGTCTCGGCGCCTACAGCGCCGGCATGTACCATTTGCTGACGCACGGCGCCTTCAAAGCCTTGCTCTTCCTGGGCTGCGGCTCGGTGATCATCGCGCTCCACCATGAACAGGATATGCGCCACATGGGCGGCCTGAAAGACAAGCTGCCGGTCACCTACTGGACGTTCATCGTCGGCTCGCTGGCATTAGCCGGCTTTCCGTTAACCGCCGGCTTCTTCAGTAAGGACGATCTGCTGATCTCGGCCTGGTTCTCCGGCCCGCTTGGTCAGGTGCTCACCGTACTGGGATTGCTGACGGCCCTGATGACCGCGTTCTATAGCTTCAGGCTGGTCTTCGTCACGTTCTGGGGTCCCTCCCATGTCGATAAGAAGCACGCCAAGCATGTGCATGAGCCGTCGAACACGATGACCTTTCCGCTGATCGTACTCGCCGCCTTGAGTATCGCGGCCGGTTATGTCGGGATCCCCGAATTTCTCGCCCCGGTGTTTGGCCACGGCGAAGCCGCCGCAGCCCATCACGGCGATGCTGGATTTGCGATCATGATCATCGCCACCCTCATGGGTCTGACGGGGATTGCCGGAGCCTACTATGTTTACGTGTTAAATCCCCAGCTGCCGGATCAATTCGCCGGCCGGTGGAAAGCGTTGTACGAAGGCTCGTTGAATAAGTGGTATGTGGACGAGGCCTATGATCGCGCGTTCGTGAAACCGACATTGGCGGTCGCCACCGACATGTGGAAGCGCATCGACGTGGCCGTGATCGACGGCGCAGTGAACGGCATCGCCCGCGGGATCGCCTGGGGCGGATGGCTGTTGCGCCTGATTCAAAGCGGACAGACGCAGCACTATGCGCTCGCGATGGCGCTCGGCATGGTCATTTTGGTGACGGTCTTTTTGGTGTTCTGAGGTCCTATGCAATCGGGCGGATTTCCCTGGCTGACATTGCTGATCTTCCTTCCGCTGGCAGGCGCAGCCGCGCTGTTCTTCGTCAAGGAGACCAATGTCCGGATGGTGGCCCTAGGGGTCACGATCGCCAATTTGCTGATCTCGCTCCCCCTCTGGTGGCTGTTCGACGCCTCATCGAGCCAGATGCAGTTTGCCGAGAATGTGGTATGGATCACGTCACCGCCCATTCATTACCACTTGGGATTGGACGGGATCAGCCTGCCGCTCATTTTGATGACGACCCTGCTCATGCCGCTCTGCGTGGCGATTTCCTGGCGTTCGATCGACCAGCGGGTCAGCAGCTTCATGGCCATGCTGCTCATCATGGAAGGCGCCATGATCGGCGTCTTCGCGGCGTTGGATTTTGTGCTCTTCTATGTGTTCTGGGAAGCGATGCTGATCCCGATGTATCTTCTCATCGGAGTGTGGGGCGGACCGAACCGGCTCTACGCCGCCATCAAGTTCTTCCTGTATACGCTGGCCGGAAGCATCCTGCTATTAGTGGCGATTCTGGCCCTGTATTTCCAGGGCGGCCATACCTTCGACATCGTGCAACTCAGCCAGCAAGCCTATTCACCCAGGCTCCAGTTCTGGCTCTTCATCGCGTTCTTTGCCGCCTTTGCGGTGAAGGTCCCGATGTTTCCGTTCCACACCTGGTTGCCGGACGCCCACGTCGAAGCGCCGACCGCCGGCAGCGTGATCCTCGCGAGCGTCCTGTTGAAGATGGGCACCTATGGGTTTCTGCGATTCAGTCTGCCCATGCTCCCGGACGCCTCGAAAGACTTCACTCCCATGATCGTGGCCCTCTCGATCATCGCCATCGTGTACGGCGCCTATATGGCCCTGGCCCAGGCGGACCTGAAGAAACTCATCGCCTACTCCAGCGTGAGCCACATGGGTTTTGTGACGCTCGGCCTCTTCATGTTCAATCAGCAAGGCATCGAAGGCGCCGTGATGCAGATGGTCAACCACGGCATTACCACCGGCGGCCTCTTCCTCTGCGTGGGCGTGATCTACGAACGGACGCATAGCCGGCAGATTGCCGACAATGTCGGGCTGACAAAACCGATGCCGCAGTATGCGACGCTGCTGGTGATTTTCTCCCTCTCGTCGCTGGGCCTCCCCGGCACCAACAGTTTTGTGGGTGAATTTCTGGTGTTGGTCGGCACGTTCCTCTGGAGCAAGATCGCGGCGGCCCTCGCCTCGATCGGGATCATCTTAGCCGCAGCCTACATGCTTTGGATGGTCCAGCGGGTCGCGTTCGGGATCCCATCGCCTCAGCAATTGCCGAAACTGACCGATCTGAATCGGCGCGAGATGGCGACGCTGATTCCGCTCGTCGTGCTGGTCTTCTGGATCGGCTTGTTTCCAAATCCGATTCTGAGCCGTATGCACGCCTCGGTCACCAATGTCGTCGCCCGCGCGACGCATGGCCCGCAGGAGTCTCCGACCTCAACCGGTCAGATCGCTCCAGTCGTCGAGCCGGTTCCCGCTCCCCAGACCGTACAGTCGATGGAGGCCGCACGCCCATGATGCTCTCGGCACACGATCTGTTCGCTATTCTGCCGGAGTTGCTGGTCGTCTTCGCCGCCTGTGCGGTCCTGGCCCTGGACCCGATTACACCCTCGTCCAAGAAGGACGGCCTGGCCTGGCTCAGCCTGGGCACCATGGCCATTTGCATGGGATTGACCGCCGCGCGTTTCGGCTCGCCGACGACGGCCTTCGGCGGCCTGGTCGTAATCGACAATTACTCCTGCTTCTGGAAGCTTCTCCTCTATTTCGTGACCGGACTGACGATTCTGCTGTCCTTCCCGTACCTGAAAGAGGAACGCATCTATCTCGGCGAGTACTATGGATTCATCCTCCTCGCCCTCTCCGGCATGATGGTTATGGTCTCCGGCGCCGATCTGCTGACCATCTACCTCGGCACCGAACTCATGTCTCTCTCCCTCTATGTCATGGCCGGCCTCAAGCGGGGAGAGGCGAAGTCGCTCGAAGCCTCGGCCAAGTACTTTGTGCTCGGGGCCTTTTCATCCGGCATTCTGCTTTATGGAATTTCGCTGCTGTACGGCTCGGCCGGCAGCACGCAACTCCCGGCCATCGCCGCCGCGATCGCCGGACGGAGCCTGGACGATCCCTTGCTCCTCTTCGCCACGATCCTCATCGCCGTAGGGTTCAGCTTCAAGCTGGCCGTCGTGCCCTTCCATATGTGGACGCCGGACGTGTACCAGGGCGCCCCGACCTCCGTCACGGCTTTTATGGCGGTGGCCTCGAAAGCCGCCAGCTTCGGCGCCTTCATGCGGGTCTTCGTCGAAGGACTCGGCGGCGTGCGGGCCAACTGGTCGTTGATGTTCCTGCTGCTCTGCATTGGAACCCTGATCCTGGGCAACATCGTCGCGCTCGTGCAAACGAACGTGAAACGCATGCTCGCCTATTCGAGCATTGCCCACGCAGGCTATGCCCTGATCGGCGTCGTGGCCGCCGGCCGACTGGCTCCGGCGGAAGCCTCATCCGCCGTTTCAAGCGTCATGCTCTATATTGCCCTGTACGCCTTCATGACCTTCGGCGCCTTTGCTATCATTGCGATGTTGCGGAAGGGCGGCCTGGAGGGCGATGAGATCGAAGATTTCAGCGGCCTGGCAAAACGCCACCCGTTCGCCGCGCTCCTCATGATGGTCTTCATGGTTTCACTGGCCGGCATCCCGCCGACGGCCGGCTTTATCGGAAAATTCTATGTCTTCATGTCGGCCGTACAGGCAGGACTCACTTGGCTGGCGGTACTGGCCCTGGTCTTTGCGGCAATCTCTGCCTACTTCTACCTGCGGCTGGTGATGGTGATGTACATGCGGGAACCGGAAGCGGTCACCGCATTGTCGCCCAGGTTCGTGTCGTCCCCGGCCCTCTCCATTGTGCTGGCCTGTGCCATCGCCGGCGTGGTGTTCTTCGGATTCTATCCCGATCCGATAGTGAACCTGGCAACCCAGGCCGCCCTCACGTTGAAATAGCGCTTCCGGTTCCTCAAATAGGGTGCGCCCCTGGGAAACCCGTGCTAGGCTGACGTTCGTCGAGAGACAACGCTGCGCCAGACACGCCCATCGCACGCATCCTGGACTGAAACATGATGCAAGCCGTCCGGTTTATTCTCGATCTACTCAAAGCCTTTCAGCGCCACGGCTGCGCCAGCCTGGCAGCCTCTTTGGCGTTTTTCTCAC includes:
- a CDS encoding NADH-quinone oxidoreductase subunit J, coding for MDHLFFGYFAGVIALTALFVVAFKNPIYSALSLLIMFFHVAGLYVTLHAEFLAAVQIIVYAGAILVLYLFVVMLLNLKTDDRYHSQWRAAAFVGGPLLIEFFVLLAGSLSAPPAALPRVDIETGDNTLAIGETLFSTYLFPFEVASLILLVAMIGAIVLAKRDIGEVKSEG
- a CDS encoding NADH-quinone oxidoreductase subunit M, translated to MQSGGFPWLTLLIFLPLAGAAALFFVKETNVRMVALGVTIANLLISLPLWWLFDASSSQMQFAENVVWITSPPIHYHLGLDGISLPLILMTTLLMPLCVAISWRSIDQRVSSFMAMLLIMEGAMIGVFAALDFVLFYVFWEAMLIPMYLLIGVWGGPNRLYAAIKFFLYTLAGSILLLVAILALYFQGGHTFDIVQLSQQAYSPRLQFWLFIAFFAAFAVKVPMFPFHTWLPDAHVEAPTAGSVILASVLLKMGTYGFLRFSLPMLPDASKDFTPMIVALSIIAIVYGAYMALAQADLKKLIAYSSVSHMGFVTLGLFMFNQQGIEGAVMQMVNHGITTGGLFLCVGVIYERTHSRQIADNVGLTKPMPQYATLLVIFSLSSLGLPGTNSFVGEFLVLVGTFLWSKIAAALASIGIILAAAYMLWMVQRVAFGIPSPQQLPKLTDLNRREMATLIPLVVLVFWIGLFPNPILSRMHASVTNVVARATHGPQESPTSTGQIAPVVEPVPAPQTVQSMEAARP
- the nuoH gene encoding NADH-quinone oxidoreductase subunit NuoH translates to MTELSLRLAVSLAQIAAVMGIVMLTVMILTLAERKVLGWMQDRMGPMEVGPYGILQPIADGLKLFFKEDIVPAGANKFLFSLAPILAMVSALIGFAVIPFGPDQTIEVFGITIKPFIISDINIGILYILAFASIGAYGIILGGWASNNKYSLLGGLRSAAQIISYELNVGLAIVGVLIMAGSLSLVKITDAQAGGFWHWYVFAFPAPQIFAFVVYVISAVAETNRVPFDLPEAESELVAGFFTEYSGMRFAFFFIAEYANMVLVSCVAAALFLGGWNAPYPGTILAHIGLEPFAWIEGVAWFTVKVYGFLFLFFWLRATLPRLRYDQLMKFGWKVMLPIALANIVVTAIAMYIYNQFK
- the nuoK gene encoding NADH-quinone oxidoreductase subunit NuoK yields the protein MTIPITYYLVLSAVVFLTGLVGVLIRRNIIAILLSVELMLNATNINFVAFSEHLRDLGGQVFVFFALTVAAAEVAVGLAIIIALHRSKDTINVEQFNLLKW
- the nuoL gene encoding NADH-quinone oxidoreductase subunit L; this encodes MLYALIPLLPLAAFLVLGLAGNRIKERAHLVAVPAVVLSWFLSAFAFFEVAQGSPISQPLYTWLTSGHLDIHIGLYLDRLTVVMLLLVTTVSSLVHIYTIGYMHGEAGYARFFSYIALFTFSMLMLVLADNLLQLFVFWEAVGLCSYLLIGHWYERAPACAAATKAFLVNRVGDFGFMLGLLLVWYSFGSLNYLEIFPAAHEAANLTMNVLGPFGGTWTVSVFTLICLLLFTGAIGKSAQVPLHVWLPDAMEGPTPISALIHAATMVTAGVFMVARLAPLYNLSPTAMTVVALVGAATMVLGATIALTQTDIKRVVAYSTVSQLGYMVMACGLGAYSAGMYHLLTHGAFKALLFLGCGSVIIALHHEQDMRHMGGLKDKLPVTYWTFIVGSLALAGFPLTAGFFSKDDLLISAWFSGPLGQVLTVLGLLTALMTAFYSFRLVFVTFWGPSHVDKKHAKHVHEPSNTMTFPLIVLAALSIAAGYVGIPEFLAPVFGHGEAAAAHHGDAGFAIMIIATLMGLTGIAGAYYVYVLNPQLPDQFAGRWKALYEGSLNKWYVDEAYDRAFVKPTLAVATDMWKRIDVAVIDGAVNGIARGIAWGGWLLRLIQSGQTQHYALAMALGMVILVTVFLVF
- a CDS encoding NADH-quinone oxidoreductase subunit N; its protein translation is MMLSAHDLFAILPELLVVFAACAVLALDPITPSSKKDGLAWLSLGTMAICMGLTAARFGSPTTAFGGLVVIDNYSCFWKLLLYFVTGLTILLSFPYLKEERIYLGEYYGFILLALSGMMVMVSGADLLTIYLGTELMSLSLYVMAGLKRGEAKSLEASAKYFVLGAFSSGILLYGISLLYGSAGSTQLPAIAAAIAGRSLDDPLLLFATILIAVGFSFKLAVVPFHMWTPDVYQGAPTSVTAFMAVASKAASFGAFMRVFVEGLGGVRANWSLMFLLLCIGTLILGNIVALVQTNVKRMLAYSSIAHAGYALIGVVAAGRLAPAEASSAVSSVMLYIALYAFMTFGAFAIIAMLRKGGLEGDEIEDFSGLAKRHPFAALLMMVFMVSLAGIPPTAGFIGKFYVFMSAVQAGLTWLAVLALVFAAISAYFYLRLVMVMYMREPEAVTALSPRFVSSPALSIVLACAIAGVVFFGFYPDPIVNLATQAALTLK
- the nuoI gene encoding NADH-quinone oxidoreductase subunit NuoI; its protein translation is MAQATTTERFLGWLKTMTFYELLVGMKATMSHLIHYKPITLQYPHEKRTLPDNYRGMLALLRYDDGTEKCVGCDLCEAACPSRVIRVVSAEIPGEPTKRYSKEYYMDMTRCLFCGMCVDACPVDALGMTREFEWAVYDKRDLQLNKQQLLAIGDRSFPVREKRLELQHPNVAFFNVAFKHVPQKPN